In the Chromatiaceae bacterium genome, one interval contains:
- the hemN gene encoding oxygen-independent coproporphyrinogen III oxidase — protein sequence MQQTLILDHDLIRRYDQSGPRYTSYPTAVQFHDGFGNAQYRDAAAASNASGRPLSLYFHLPFCDTVCFYCACNKVVTKDRGRAQPYLDRMHREIEMQAALFDRGRPIDQLHWGGGTPTFISAQQMRELMAVTGRHFQLRDDDSGEYSIEIDPREVTPETIGLLREIGFNRMSLGLQDLDPRVQKAVNRIQTAEQTFGALSAARHEGFRSISVDLIYGLPLQTPDSFIDTLDRVIEAAPDRLSVFNYAHLPERFKPQRRINESELPSPDQKLDILQRAGQHLADAGYVYIGMDHFARPDDELAVAQREGHLYRNFQGYSTHADCDLVAIGVTSIGMVGDTYAQNVRTLDEYYARIDAGELAVFRGIELSRDDRLRRAVITDLICNFSLDFGQVSAAWDIQFDRYFAAEIKRLEVMADDGLIAFSGDRVDVLPVGRLLIRNICMVFDRYLDADGQTTRFSKVI from the coding sequence ATGCAACAGACTCTCATTCTCGATCACGATCTCATTCGTCGGTATGACCAGTCCGGCCCGCGCTACACCTCGTATCCCACCGCGGTGCAGTTTCACGACGGCTTCGGCAATGCGCAATACCGGGATGCGGCCGCCGCCAGCAACGCCAGCGGTCGGCCGCTTTCGCTCTATTTTCACCTGCCGTTCTGCGACACTGTCTGTTTCTACTGTGCCTGCAACAAGGTCGTGACCAAGGACCGGGGTCGGGCGCAACCCTACCTCGATCGGATGCATCGTGAGATCGAGATGCAGGCGGCGTTGTTCGACCGGGGCCGGCCTATCGATCAGCTGCACTGGGGTGGTGGCACACCGACATTTATCAGTGCCCAGCAGATGCGCGAACTGATGGCAGTCACGGGTCGCCACTTTCAATTGCGCGACGACGACAGTGGCGAGTATTCGATCGAGATCGATCCCCGCGAGGTCACGCCGGAAACGATCGGGTTGTTGCGCGAGATCGGTTTCAATCGGATGAGCCTCGGGCTGCAGGACCTCGATCCGCGCGTGCAGAAGGCGGTGAACAGGATCCAGACCGCCGAACAGACATTCGGCGCGCTCAGCGCCGCGCGCCACGAGGGTTTTCGATCCATCAGCGTCGATCTGATCTACGGCCTGCCTCTACAGACGCCGGATTCGTTCATCGACACATTGGACCGGGTCATCGAGGCCGCGCCGGATCGCCTGTCGGTGTTCAATTACGCGCACCTGCCGGAGCGTTTCAAGCCGCAGCGCCGGATCAATGAATCGGAACTGCCGTCGCCGGACCAGAAGCTGGATATCCTGCAGCGCGCCGGTCAGCATCTGGCCGACGCCGGGTATGTCTACATCGGTATGGATCACTTTGCGCGCCCGGACGACGAGCTCGCCGTGGCGCAGCGTGAAGGCCATCTTTACCGAAATTTCCAGGGTTACTCGACGCATGCCGACTGCGACCTGGTGGCAATCGGTGTCACATCGATCGGAATGGTCGGCGATACCTACGCTCAGAACGTTCGAACCCTGGACGAATACTACGCACGGATTGACGCCGGCGAACTGGCGGTGTTTCGAGGTATCGAACTGAGCCGAGACGACCGGTTGCGGCGTGCGGTCATCACGGACCTGATCTGCAATTTCTCGCTCGACTTCGGGCAGGTCTCGGCAGCCTGGGATATCCAGTTCGACCGGTATTTCGCCGCCGAGATCAAGCGACTCGAGGTCATGGCCGACGACGGCCTGATCGCGTTCTCGGGCGATCGCGTCGACGTCCTGCCGGTCGGTCGGCTGCTGATTCGCAACATCTGCATGGTGTTCGACCGCTATCTCGACGCGGACGGTCAGACAACCCGGTTTTCCAAGGTGATCTGA